The genome window CTCCTACCCGGAAAGTCAAATGGATGATTTTATCACCTATAAAAATTTGAGCCAATATTGTATGGATTATCTTGGACAGATTATTGAGCGTGCCAATGATAAAAACGAAGCCATTAAACAGCAGGTGACAGGTGTCATGCCTGAAAGCGAGCGTCCCTTTAACGTTGAAGATCGCTTGACAGCCAGTTATACTTTTGGCCAACGTGTGGCGGATTCTGTTGCTCACTTTGGTGGTTCATGGACTTTTATCATTAGTTTTATCCTGATGATGGCTATTTGGATGTTGATTAATGTCTTGCATCCCTTTGGCTGGAATTTTGATCCTTACCCTTTCATCTTGCTCAATCTAGCACTTTCTACGATTGCGGCGATTCAAGCTCCTTTGATCATGATGAGCCAAAACCGGGCGGCAGATTACGATCGCTTGCAAGCGCGAAATGACTTTAACGTCAATATGGAGTCGGAAAGAGAAATTCGCTTGTTGCATACGAAGATTGACCATATGGTGCAACAAGACCAGACGGATTTACTGGAAATTCAAAAGTTGCAAACCGAATTGTTGGTGTCCTTGTCTAATCAAGTGGCCCAGCTGCGTCAAGAAATGAATCAAGAAAAAATGAAGGAGGTGGAGAAGATGTAGGCAAATCTAAGTAAGTCTTTTAGAAACACTTATATAATCTATTGAAAGAGGAAAAACAATGTTTAAAAGAACTTACAAACGCAATATTTCACTCCTAGCAGGTCTGGAATTTACATCTTATTTTGGAATCACCAGTTTTTGGATTCTCTTTTTTATTCAAAATGGTCTTTCTTTGCTTCAGATTGGTTTATTAGAGAGTATCTTTCATGGGACGAGTCTCTTGTGCGAGATTCCATCTGGTATGTTAGCCGATCGCTTTAGCTACAAGACCAATCTCTATTTGGCTCGCTTGTCTAGCATTGGATCTTCAATCTTGATTTTATTTGGTCAGGGGAATTTTTGGATCTATGCCATTGCTATGATGGTCAATGCTTGGTCTTATAATTTTGACTCGGGGACCAGTACCGCTTTCTTATTTGATTCAGCGGTGGAAGCAGGTCAAAAAGACCGTTATCTTCAGATTTCTAGCTTCTTGTCTGGTGTGGCCGAAGTCACCCGAACTTTAGGTACAGTGGTGGCAGGCTTCTTTATTCACGGAGCATTGGCTTGGACCTATTATATTGCTATTGGGCTTTCCTTGCTTTCCATTCTTTTGATCTTTCTGATGAAAGAGCCAGAGAGCAAGAGTGATGAAAGAAATCATTTGACCTTAAAGCGGATATTGGAGGTAGTGAAACAAGAATGGCAGGAAAAACCAGTCTTGTTTTACTGGATGCTCACCTATCAGTTGGTAGGGACCATCATGTGTATGTTTTATTTTTACTACCAACAGAAAATCAGTGACTTAGCCAGTTGGCAAGTTTCACTCATCATGTTGATTGGTAGTGGATTCAATCTCCTAGCGGTTTATTTGGCTAGTCAAATCGGGAAAAAATGGAATAGTAATCAAGTCTTTCCGATTCTGGTTGCACTGACTGGGTTGGCCTTGTTTTTGGTAGGTGTGAAGACTCCATTCGCCTATTTAAGTGTCTATCTCTTGACCAATGCCCTTTATGCCGTTTATCAACCCATCTACTACAATGATTTACAAGCTTATCTGCCTTCCAGTGTGCGAGCAACCATGCTGAGTATCAATTCCATGATGTTTAGTCTATCTATGATTGTCATTTTCCCACTGACTGGTTGGTTCATTGATAGTTGTGGATTTGTAGCAGTCTTTCTTGTATTAGGCCTTATCACGCTATTCTCTTTCCCTCTCTTGATGTTTGGGTTGGGGAAAATGGGCAAGATCTTAAGCAAGGTAACAAAGAAGGAATAAGATTTCTGACCTTCATTTGGTCAGTATTCAACTCTCTCTGCTCTGTAGGGGGAGTTTTTTCATCTTAAGAATTTGTGGTAAAATATGTATATCCATTAAAAAAAGAATCGAGTCGTATGAAATCATTATTGAAGTATTTTAAGGGCTATCTATGGGAAACTTTTCTAGGGCCCGTGTTTAAGCTTTTAGAAGCTATTTTCGAATTGTGTGTCCCCTTAATCATCGCCCACTTAGTCGATCAGGTCATTCCGAAAAAGGAAACGAGCGCGGTGGTGATGACGGTCGGTGTTTTGTTTTTATTTGCGAGCTTTGGTGTTGTCGTAGCTATTACGGCCCAGTATTTTTCTTCTAAAGCAGCTGTCGGCTTTACCCGCGAGATGACCAAGGATTTGTATGATAAGATCTTATCACTTCCAAAGGACAAGAGAGATAGGATCGGGACTTCTAGTTTGGTAACCCGTCTCACTTCTGATACCTATCAAATCCAGGTTGGGATCAACCAATTCTTGCGTCTCTTTTTGAGGGCACCGATCATTGTCTTTGGATCTATCATCATGGCCTTCACCATCAGTCCTAAACTCACTCTTTGGTTCTTGGGGATGGTGGCGATTTTAACCCTGATTATTGTGATCATGTCACGGATTGTCAATCCGCTATTTGCTAAGATTCGGAAAATCACAGACCGAATGGTTACGGTGACGCGTCAGCAATTTCAAGGGATGCGGGTGATTCGGGCCTTTGGACAAGATGCTAGTGAATTAGAGGATTTTAGAGAGGTCAATCAGGACTACAAGATCTGGCAAATTCGTGCTGGTATCTGGTCTAGTTTGGTGAGTCCCTTGACCTTCCTTGTGGTCAATACGACCTTGGTTTGTGTCATTTGGCAAGGACAATTGAATATCTCTGCTGGTCTTTTAACCCAAGGGATGTTGGTCGCTTTGGTCAATTATTTATTGCAAATTTTAACAGAATTGA of Streptococcus sp. S5 contains these proteins:
- a CDS encoding DUF1003 domain-containing protein, with translation MLKIDIIDGKEYEDGQGSLIADLDHSIQQMLKTSYPESQMDDFITYKNLSQYCMDYLGQIIERANDKNEAIKQQVTGVMPESERPFNVEDRLTASYTFGQRVADSVAHFGGSWTFIISFILMMAIWMLINVLHPFGWNFDPYPFILLNLALSTIAAIQAPLIMMSQNRAADYDRLQARNDFNVNMESEREIRLLHTKIDHMVQQDQTDLLEIQKLQTELLVSLSNQVAQLRQEMNQEKMKEVEKM
- a CDS encoding MFS transporter; the protein is MFKRTYKRNISLLAGLEFTSYFGITSFWILFFIQNGLSLLQIGLLESIFHGTSLLCEIPSGMLADRFSYKTNLYLARLSSIGSSILILFGQGNFWIYAIAMMVNAWSYNFDSGTSTAFLFDSAVEAGQKDRYLQISSFLSGVAEVTRTLGTVVAGFFIHGALAWTYYIAIGLSLLSILLIFLMKEPESKSDERNHLTLKRILEVVKQEWQEKPVLFYWMLTYQLVGTIMCMFYFYYQQKISDLASWQVSLIMLIGSGFNLLAVYLASQIGKKWNSNQVFPILVALTGLALFLVGVKTPFAYLSVYLLTNALYAVYQPIYYNDLQAYLPSSVRATMLSINSMMFSLSMIVIFPLTGWFIDSCGFVAVFLVLGLITLFSFPLLMFGLGKMGKILSKVTKKE